A stretch of DNA from Polyangium spumosum:
CCCGGCTCGGGAGCCGTGGCCGTGCGCGACGAGAGGCGCCCTTCGCGGATCGCGATGGCATCGAGCAGCCGGTGGACGTCGCGAAGGATCACGCTCGTTTCGGGGAAGACGATCCGCCGCTCCCGCTCGATGCGCACGGCTTCCTTGAGCCGGCGTTTCTCGACGCGGAGGAGCCAGCGGAGGGTCTTGACGTCCGCGTCCATCTTCGGCGCGTCGGGGTTCGGTTCGGGTCGGCCTTCCGCGGATGCCCGCTCGGCTTCCTCGGGCGTCAACGGTTGAGCGCGATCCCGCGGCCTTTCGCTGCTTTGGTCCATGACGGCCTCCGGATCAAGGGGTGCATGAGCATGTGGCAATCGTTGCAGATCACGATCAGATTCGCGGGATCGAAGACGAGCTCCGAGGCGATCCCCGAGATCGAGCAGGGGATGATATGGTGAACGTGCCGCGCCGGAACGCCGCAGCACTCGCAGAACCGCCCGCGAGCGTCGAGGACTTCGCGGACGATGCGCCGGTAACGGCTTTGCGGGGTCTCGGCCCTGGGTTCTGCCATCTCGCCCTTACGCCGCGAACGTGTCATTTTCGGCCCGTTTTCGGTCGCATTGTAGA
This window harbors:
- a CDS encoding HNH endonuclease signature motif containing protein, coding for MTRSRRKGEMAEPRAETPQSRYRRIVREVLDARGRFCECCGVPARHVHHIIPCSISGIASELVFDPANLIVICNDCHMLMHPLIRRPSWTKAAKGRGIALNR